The Styela clava chromosome 11, kaStyClav1.hap1.2, whole genome shotgun sequence genome includes the window tatattttaaaaagtagtGCCGATGTAGTGTGTAATCATACCTATGGAAGAAGGATTTTGGTGCATGTAATTGTTTTAGAAAGTATCACAGTTTTATGTTTTGCATGCAAGTAGAGGTTCAAttatgggtactcctgaagtatgcgtactaagatggtggacactggaacgtagtatgtgtaccaggttagggatgggtcataattttattccaatttttcctattttagttctattacgagttcggggactagccaagtgactcctgtaatatttgtacctaaaattatggcctaaccctaacctggtacacatactacattcctgTGTCCGCCGTTTTGGtacgcatactccaggagtaccCAATTATATGGTATTTGTGCCATAAActagaataaaatattcaaatttcaactttttcgtATTAGACCATTTGGATGTTATATagataataatttataaattccTAAATATAATGGATTCTCTGAGAAAAGTTTTGAATGGTCAAGACGAGGATGAAGAATCTCACATGCTTGGAGGCGGAAATGTAAGTGAAAATATACAATACAAGCTAGGGATGGTCAAAGAAATTAgtacaaaaaaatggaaattagattagtttttagtaaaatttggaaatcATGCTTTACCTCAAATGTTtacaaatattgtttaaatattgtttttttgtcattCAGGTCCACAATGTGTCGCCGTTATTTATCGAGTTTctattctatattttgtacattGATTAACATTGGTTATAAAGTCCTAATTGGATTTTCTACTTGTAAATGACTTGATTTAATACATTTATCTTTTGTTTCCCTATTTTGTAAATTATCAATGGTCACAGATTACTGCAAAGCTGATTTTAAACAACTTATGTAAGTTCCCATCATAAAAGTAGGCCTATGTCATGGATGGGATTTGATCTGTTCAGTTATATGACACTAGACCCGCTTCATACATAATAATTATAGAAAGTTAATATCGTCCATCATATCGAGGACTGACTTATTTGGATTTATAAATTGCATTATTATATGACCAGGAACATGGGTAGCTATGTCTTGTTACAAGGTGATTATTTGTGCTGTATGCTTGGTGCATAATAGTATAATATTCATGCCATTTCAGCACTAGTGTGAGTGACAATATGTGGTGATGTGTGTTTCTTTTTGCATGTgctatatcaaattttatatatgtaCACTATGTGACCGTTATTGGTAGTATGGTTCTAGTTAAAGGCAtcctttttcatatttatgtgGCTTGTTGATATTGTTGAGTATGTATTAGTCACTGGCATCACaggttttttcattgttttattggTAGTGCTCTTCCTTTACTTCCTTCCTTTCAAGCAGGCAGTGACACATCGACAGATGTTTTCCGTTGCATAACTATAGGACCTTATTATTTCAAAACAGTGCAACTCTTAGGCTGTATATAGCTGTGTTGGTTCTTGGTTGTATTATTGGCGAAGCATTCACTTTGTTCAATTTTGGATAACATCAGTCACACTCACACTATTAGTTAGTAAATATAGGATTGtgacgcaaaaaaaaaaaattagcagcAATATGTCTTTCTCTGGACACTGCGAATGTCAATGTCCCAAAAACCCACACCATGACAATGACTTACTAATTTACTATATGTATGTTTGAGTTTTGACTATATGTATTCTAAATTGTTTCATTAAATTGAACTCATCATTGTTAAATTGTTTCCTGCTTTGGAATTAGAGTAATCTCTCTTTCAAGTGATATTTGGAAGAATTTGCAGATGAGAATTTTTATTGTCTGTTTAGCATTAGTAGTTGTAAAGTTGGATAGTGGTCAGCATAGATATATCCCATTTATAGAATGTGAAAAACTATGAAATTGAATGCTGACATTATTATACTCCGCTCATCATTTTACCTATGTAGACATTCACTGTCTCAGTTACAAAATCCAATATAACAACACAGTATTGTTTGTCTCTTTACTTCtgatttgttcaaatacattCACTTTGTATGtaatagtttaaaaatgttttgtttcatcCTTTTTGATTCTCGAAATATTGCGAACTTGATACTTGTCAGATTTTTCAAGTGAAAAGTTAGTTTGTTGGAACACTGCAAATTTATAACATTATGTGTTATAATACAATGGCCCCTAAATCGAATATCTGATTTAATTTTGGGATGAAATGATTGTTGTTTTCTGGTAATTGTGAAAGAATTCAATTctaatcaaatataaatattgtatGAGTGATAAACTATGGTGGTATTTTATTAAAGGtttcatgaaatatttatttcgcTATAggaaataatttgatattagtattgatatttcatttgtgaaCATATCAGTTATTTAACCACATGGACATTAAATCGATGtaatttttaaagcaattgTATCTTGTATGATACTAATGCAAGGATAAGAAGAATCAGGATTGTGCGAATATAGAAATACTGCAGAACTTATACACATGCTGTAATGttcttttcaaattaataaatatcaatgGCCATGGAACAAAATGTTTTGCTCATTATTGCCAATGGCGTAAACCTGTATGGAATCCCTCACTGATATAAATTTTACTGCAGACATGATAATCGTTGGTATCACAAAAGTTTGCAGTTTCAGTTGCAATATATGGTCATTGATTACATCCATGTCCCCTGTGTTTGGTCCATTCTGGACAACCCTGTTTGTCCCTGGTTCCCTGCAATAAGTGTAGAATTGCTCCTGGTCTATACCATCAAGTATATGTATTATTGTATACCCaataatttttgtaaataaacttaCACAATTCCATGATGTcattatgtttgaaaatttcaaatatttatttcatcagtTTCACCCAATATACATTCTTGTTTAATTGAATGTTCGACAACTTTACTATTTCTACAAGAAGCATTTACTTATACATATGTTTTGCAGGTTACAGGGGGTGACAGCTTATGCCCATCACTATCTTGGCAAACAAGATTAACAGGATTTTTTGCTTGTTGTGGTATTGGGATTCTTTTATCCATAGTGGTgagatttttttgtaaattcttAGCTATTACCTTGAATTTGAATACAGATTCAAGACCAAGGGTTGCGACCCAGTTTTGTtctgccaaatttttattttcgcctgataaaatgaatataaattgaattttgctCCTTCATCAATAGTTTTTTGTTACTCATGGTATGAATAAAGTAGTGGCTGATTCAAGGATAGAGTGAATTTTAATTGTTGCCCAACAGATGACGTGGTCGTTCACTTTTTCTGACAGTTGTGTCAGGTTATCTATGTTACCATCATTATATTGATGTAATGGTTTTACATCGCAATTGGTTGACTGCCTCTAACATCGCCATTTCTGAAAACTATAATTTTAACCATGGCAAATAAAAAGTAGTTACAGACCCATGGTTTAGAAAAGCTGTCATTATATGCACCGAGTTGCTTTGCATGATAGGGTTAACTCGCAGTAAATTTGTCTGCGCAGTTTATCTAGTTTCTAAATGCATTTTTGGgtaaaattgtttaattttaatatgtaatcTAGAAGGCAATCTTGTTGCCTTGCAGTAGTGGTATACTTTCAGCTATTCTACCCTAACTCTACTTTCAAAACTAATATACTAATTTCAGTATCTCATGTTGTTTATTATTTCAGGGcactattttgatattttttggaaacacgAAAGGATTTGCAATCTTGTACTCGATCGGTACCTGCACAGCAATTGCAAGCACTCTATTTTTGCGTGGTCCAATGGCACAGCTTAAAAGTATGTTCAAAGAAACAAGAATAATTGCTACAATAGTTATGATAGTAAGTTAATTTCTTTGTGCAGAAAAATGGCAGTGCATtgtataattattaattatgtgcgagaggttTGCTGGAATCCTCCACTATCcagcccatgcatctgaaataaataactgactaactaatcccataccagacatggacttgtaatcggacgagaggccatgatTAAGTCTTTCATCCCTATTCCTCTGCCCTGGAATAAATATCTAAATCCCATACTAATTATTGGAAAATGCCTGAGATTTGTCTTACATAGAATAATCCAATGAACAATACGGTACCTATGTTCCAGGAGAATACCACTAACTACATGTAACAAAAGTTTGTTGCATTATTTCATTAATCTTTTTGTTGTGCAACTGTTTATGATGTTAGAAGTTAAGTCtgaataaaattcacctaaTACATGCTATTTGTAATGAAGTTACAGTATGTTACATCAATGTTAggcatatatattatatttttattcatatttacttAGGTGATGATTATTCTGACGCTCTGTGCTGGATTATGGGTAagtttatcagttttttttttatatagcaTTGCTCTTCGACCAATTTACTAATGTGAAATCACTAATATGCTATTAGGCTTATCGCAGAACTCCTATTAACAATTATTCACAAACACTCATAAATGTATGAAGGTCTAATATTTCGGTGTTGATTCACACCAACAATAACAATGAAAAGTAATTACCGAagataaattgaaataagtcGATGACCTTTCTGCTTTTGAAACTTCGAATCGTGGCTGCATGATGCTTGTATTTATGCACATATCCACACAGCTCGAATGTTCAGATATTATACTTGATAGTCGTAAAAACAGAAAAGacggtactctcgaagtatgtgtacaaggttagggttaggacataattttattccgattttccttattttagtccatTACGAGTCCATTTATTTGAGCAGTGTTCTCTTGATTTCTCCAATCTAATCTTACATAATTTATATACCCTTTCCTTTTCAGTGGAAGATCGGAATACTGTGCCTTCTGTTTTGTATTCTGCAATTTCTAGCTTTCGCATGGTATTCAATTTCATACATTCCATTTGCAAGAGATGGTGTTAAGAAGTGCTGTACCTCCTGCCTCTCATGACATGTTCTAGATATCTAGAACTGACACATACCTGTGCCTTCATTCATTACCATACAATATAACACTCTGATTGATATTGGAGCTGAATGGTGCTCAACAAAAGCACCACGATCTTCTTCATAATCTTAATTCTGTTATTTTTGTTTACCAATATTACAATCAAAAGTATTTTAGATATATGTATAAATTAGTGTATTAGATTTGTTATAAAACAGTTATGCGTCACTGTGATGCTTGATTGTTTGTTAATGATGCATTCATGCCCTGCCAATATTTACTATGATATAACCATAGGTTTATGACACTTGTTATTTAGCTAATGTTTGTGTAGGCACTtctgttgaaaatttgaaaagtgaGAATATGGTATACTGTAAACAAATATGGTGCAAGCAAGTTCAGAATTTGATCATCCATTGTTTAAAGTGTCTTCAATTTGTGAAAGGgctttaaaagttaaaaaattgCGACTGACCATCACAGCTGTTATGGGTCTTTGATTGATGATTCTGtgtgttaaatattaaattaatgagCATTGCACAAACATATTTGTCAAGATCCTATTGAATATCCTGTTATTTGTGGTACTAATCAAGGACTTTGTGACTGCGATTCTACGTCTATTGGGAACATGGCAGTACTGCAATTTGATGTGCTTGTCTTCCATGATTATCAACCCACAATAACTGCTTTTCGTATGTTCTGGTGTTATGCATCATTTGGAAACCTAGCATAAGTATGACTTACCAACTTTTGATTTGTAAAAGCTACCATGAGCTTATTCTTATAGTAAATAGAAATTTAGACTTATATTGCTTGTGCGACTGTTCAAGATTGGGTGAGGGGATCGGAAATAACtataaattcatatatataatattaagcGCAATACGGGAGAAAcgaaataattttcaaagtgTAGTGGCAAACCTAGCAGGCATTTGATTATTTGAACACGACTCCACTGGCAGGACCTAATCGTGAAACCTTGGTTAAAAACCACTGCGCTGCGGGATAACCGGACACTGGGATCTCGCAGATAATCATCAACTTTAATTAACAATTAGAAACGTTTCGCGCCGCCGAGTGTGTGTAGCAATAGCGTAACCAGTGtctcccaaccgccggtccgcgagaaatttcgttgttttgttattttcatgccgtctcaatcgctacaacgaagacgaggttgcgttggtttattacgcaatttctcttccgccgtcatattgcgtcgtcttggcgacgagtaatcacacttttcgcttttttggctccgattcatcgcgaatgtgCTCCAAATTAAATCTCAcgagattcagaaacctaagaA containing:
- the LOC120347773 gene encoding vesicle transport protein SFT2B-like isoform X1, translating into MDSLRKVLNGQDEDEESHMLGGGNVTGGDSLCPSLSWQTRLTGFFACCGIGILLSIVGTILIFFGNTKGFAILYSIGTCTAIASTLFLRGPMAQLKSMFKETRIIATIVMIVMIILTLCAGLWWKIGILCLLFCILQFLAFAWYSISYIPFARDGVKKCCTSCLS
- the LOC120347773 gene encoding vesicle transport protein SFT2B-like isoform X2, with the translated sequence MDKLRNVLNGNEDGGEAGLVTSVTGGDSLCPSLSWQTRLTGFFACCGIGILLSIVGTILIFFGNTKGFAILYSIGTCTAIASTLFLRGPMAQLKSMFKETRIIATIVMIVMIILTLCAGLWWKIGILCLLFCILQFLAFAWYSISYIPFARDGVKKCCTSCLS